In the Leclercia sp. AS011 genome, CAGTTTCGCTACGGTCAGTTTGCCCTGATATTCGTCAGCGATCTCATCCAGAATCGGGGCGATCATTTTGCAAGGACCACACCATTCAGCCCAGAAATCGACGAGGGTCAGCCCGTCAGCTTTAAGTACGTCCGTGTCAAAACTGTCGTCAGTCAGGTGAATAATTTTATCGCTCATATATAACTCCACAGGAATAAGCCTGGTGCGTTGATCTCGCTTCCATCAACGACCTGTTGATGTAGCATTAACCAACTAAAGGTTGACTTTATTTCACCGGATACGCTTTCGTAAAGCAATAGATAGCTGATATTCTACCACACTATGAGCAAAACACATTTAACAGAACAGAAGTTTTCCGACTTCGCCCTGCACCCAAAAGTGATCGAAGCCCTTGAAAATAAAGGGTTTCATAACTGCACGCCCATTCAGGCTCTCGCCCTCCCGCTAACGCTGGCAGGTCGCGATGTTGCAGGGCAGGCGCAAACCGGTACCGGCAAAACGATGGCGTTTTTAACGTCAACGTTCCATTATTTACTTTCTCATCCGGCAATTGCTGACCGCAAAGTTAACCAGCCGCGCGCGCTGATCATGGCCCCGACGCGAGAACTGGCGGTACAGATCCACGCTGACGCAGAACCGCTGGCGCAAACCACCGGCCTGAAGCTCGGCCTGGCTTACGGCGGTGACGGTTACGACAAACAGCTGAAAGTGCTGGAAAGCGGCGTTGATATTCTGATCGGCACCACGGGTCGCCTGATCGATTACGCCAAACAGAACCACATTAACCTCGGCGCGATCCAGGTTGTGGTGCTGGATGAAGCCGATCGTATGTACGATCTGGGCT is a window encoding:
- the trxA gene encoding thioredoxin TrxA, coding for MSDKIIHLTDDSFDTDVLKADGLTLVDFWAEWCGPCKMIAPILDEIADEYQGKLTVAKLNIDQNPGTAPKYGIRGIPTLLLFKNGEVAATKVGALSKGQLKEFLDANLA